The Spirochaetota bacterium genome segment TCAATTGTTTTTTCAGAAATTAGCTTGATAGTAGGCAGTGGAATAGAATATGCAATATGAGTAACTATTGTAGGAAAAATAAATTTAATGAAAATAAATACAATTATAATACTAACTGCAATGAGACCTGCTATGGCTGCAATATGTGATTCAAGATAATACAGCAAAGAAGCCATGGAACCTTTTTGTTGTGGAAGAATCCTTGCTATCATTGTATCCACTGCATCATTGTCAAATGTGGTGAATACGTCACCATCAGGCAAAAAAATCTGCCGTTGAGTGTTTGCTACACGTGGCAAAATTTTAAGTGAAGAAATGTTATTCTTTTTTATAATACCTGTTTCTGTTTCAATGATGATGTCTCCATTATCAAAATAGCGCAATGTTGCAGTATAAGAAGCACTGCTTCCTTTGGTGTACAGTGCACCTTTGATGCTAAAATCCGATGTCAAGGTCAAGGAAGCCTCCTAATTCTTCTGCAAATGACTTCACTTCTTTTTCATCCATACTGGTAATTTCATCAAGGTTGTCATTCAATATAATTGATAGGGAAGAATAAAAATATTTGATGTAGCGGATCCGTGCCCATGGTATTGCCAATCCTAAGCTGAATAGTATTGCCAAGATATTTGTTACAAATATATAGATATAGTGCAAATAATCCATTTCACAGTGCAATTGCGACTTGCTAATGTATATGTTGGAAATGACATTATTTAAAATAAAAATTTTGTAAAAAGCAGATCCTACGATAATAGATAGTATGATTAGCCCATATATCCCCAGTATTATTATAATTACCGATGCATCAATCTGTGTAGCTTGTTCTAAAATTTTTTTAAAGTAATCAGCCATACTCCATCCCATTGCTGTTACTATTATTACTATCACACCTGCAAATATCAATGATATCATTGTGGCAGCAATGAATGCAATATAAAAAGTTGAAGGCGTGCCCTTATACTTTATTGGCAGTGTACCAAAGTGATAGTTGCTGATTATATAATTCTTTTGTTTGTAATATATATATGGAATAATAAGGCCCAATGTGAAAGGCACCAGGATATACATCAACATGAAATATTTAAATGCATCTGCATAGCCTCCAGTAAAAATAAAGGGAATGTTACGATAGCAAGTGTATTTGCCTCTGAATCGCAGGCTATTCACAATAACCCATGGTACAATTGGCAATAATGATACTGTGAGGATTAAATTCAACACATTAGAATACTGCCCTGATAATGTGTAAACAATAAAGAAACCTAATGCAAGTAATCTTCCTTTGAGAATATTGGCTGGTAGTGCCGTGTACGAGAAAGGCTGGTTATCTAAATATATATTACCATATATGTAGCGATTTGTGCGTACTTTAGCCCATGCTGAATATATACCAAGGGTTAGCACTGTGAGCAATCCATTTACAATCCATATTTTGAAGTACTCTGATGTTTTACCTGTGAAATGAAAGGGTACAATTCTACTGTTGGTACTATTTTCAGTAATAGATTCCACTATGATCACCTCCTATGATATATCTATAAAAAGGTGTATACATTTCAATATGCTGTATAGTAAGGTGTATGTGTATAGTGTTAGTCAGGGATGCTCCATCGATAGATATATATTTATAACATTGTCATATTATTAAATTATGCAATGTGGTTACGTCAAGCACTATTTATTGTTTGTGTATATAGTGGTGATTGAAAACTTATTGACATTATTGTATATTGTATTGCTCAATTATCAGTCTATAGCTTGAAATGAATTAATTTTTACAAATGGATGTGATTTAAAGAAGGTAACAACAATAATCTGTTATTTCATTGGAAATAAATTTGTATTTTTATTGTTATATGAATTAAGAGGTGATTGCTTTGAAAATATCGTTTAGAATAATAGTATTTAAAGTACTTCCCACACGACTTTTATCGCGGCTTTTTGGGTATTGTGTGCGTATTCCCTTGCCAGCATTTATAATGAATACACTTATAGGCTGGTACAGTAGAAAGTTTAAGGTTGCGCTGGATGAAGCATTCCTACCTCCTGGAGGTTTTAAAAACTTTGATGAATTTTTTACACGGAATCTCAAAAGAGGGATGCGAACTGTTGATCCACATCCGCTTGCAGTAGTATCTCCAGTTGATGCGCTGGTGAGTGCGTATGGTCCAATAACTGCTGGGCAACTGGTACAGGCAAAAGGGATTATGTATGATGTGGGGTCGCTTTTGCCAGGAGAATTTCAGAGCCGGTTTGTAGCAGGATCATTCATCACACTGTATCTTTCCCCGGGTGACTATCACCGTATTCATTCGCCGGTAAATGGCACAATTATAGGCTATCAGTATGATCCCGGAAAACTTTACACTGTGCAGGACTGGCTGGTGAAACTCATGCCTGGCCTTTTTACAGTGAATGAACGAATTACCTCATATATCAAAACAAGGCATGGCCTGGTAGCTGTATGTAAGGTTGGAGCAATGAATGTGGGGAAGATATCGCTAAGCTACACTGATGTATATACAAACAAGTGGTGTGCAAAGCCATATCAACATACTTTTGACCAAGCGAAGTATATATCTATTTCAAAAGGCGATGAGCTTGGTATCTTTCATTTGGGATCCACCGTAATAGTGATTACCGAAAAACCGCTACGGTTTGTGCCCAATTTGGAAGGACTTAAGGTAAAGATGGGGCAGATAATTGGCTATTTTTGATATTAAGCTATTTTGCAATATATGTATAAAATGGCCAAAATATAGGGATTTGTTAATAACTTTACGTTTAAAAGCGATGACAGTAAGCACGTATCTGCAAGTACTTTGTATGTAGAATGTTATATTTATTGGCTGTTTAGTTTTTACAATAGCTTTCAATTAAATTAGCGTTTGTTTAATTAGTTTTTATTGTTTTAACTATTGTCATTGGTTCAATCTAC includes the following:
- the asd gene encoding archaetidylserine decarboxylase (Phosphatidylserine decarboxylase is synthesized as a single chain precursor. Generation of the pyruvoyl active site from a Ser is coupled to cleavage of a Gly-Ser bond between the larger (beta) and smaller (alpha chains). It is an integral membrane protein.), with the protein product MKISFRIIVFKVLPTRLLSRLFGYCVRIPLPAFIMNTLIGWYSRKFKVALDEAFLPPGGFKNFDEFFTRNLKRGMRTVDPHPLAVVSPVDALVSAYGPITAGQLVQAKGIMYDVGSLLPGEFQSRFVAGSFITLYLSPGDYHRIHSPVNGTIIGYQYDPGKLYTVQDWLVKLMPGLFTVNERITSYIKTRHGLVAVCKVGAMNVGKISLSYTDVYTNKWCAKPYQHTFDQAKYISISKGDELGIFHLGSTVIVITEKPLRFVPNLEGLKVKMGQIIGYF
- a CDS encoding YjgN family protein, with translation MESITENSTNSRIVPFHFTGKTSEYFKIWIVNGLLTVLTLGIYSAWAKVRTNRYIYGNIYLDNQPFSYTALPANILKGRLLALGFFIVYTLSGQYSNVLNLILTVSLLPIVPWVIVNSLRFRGKYTCYRNIPFIFTGGYADAFKYFMLMYILVPFTLGLIIPYIYYKQKNYIISNYHFGTLPIKYKGTPSTFYIAFIAATMISLIFAGVIVIIVTAMGWSMADYFKKILEQATQIDASVIIIILGIYGLIILSIIVGSAFYKIFILNNVISNIYISKSQLHCEMDYLHYIYIFVTNILAILFSLGLAIPWARIRYIKYFYSSLSIILNDNLDEITSMDEKEVKSFAEELGGFLDLDIGF